AAGTCACCTTCCTGAATATCCGCAGGCGGGTTCAGTGTAAAGGTAACCTCTTTTTCCTCCAATGAGGCTTCGAAGTAAACTTCAGCCTTTTCGGGGCTTACTGACCATCCTTCCGGAACATTTAAGGATACGGAAGCCTGTGCAGCTCCTTCACGGTAATTTTTCACTTTTACATTTACAGGCACTTCTTCCTGAACGTCAGCGGTATTTATAACCAGATCTTCAGGAGAAAGGGTAAGGCCAACGTCCGGCAGTACGGCAATGGTGCCATCCAGTTCAGAGACAGTCACTGTCTTTGCACCGGCTGATTCATAGCTGACCTTTGCCTGTATGGCAGGGGTTTCGTATGCGTGATAATACGCTGCATCAGCTGGAACTTGGACCTTAAAAGTAACTTCAGCCGTTTTACCGGGTGCAAGGTCAGCAGCCTTGGACTTATTAGAAACCTTCCAGCCCTCAGGAGTGATCAGTTCAACATCAGCTTTCTTCAGCTTCTGACTGCCATTATTCGTTAAGGTAACAGTAACAGCCGTTTTCTGCCCTTTTGTCAGGATATTGGTCTCCGCCTGTGCATTAATCTCAAGGTCGGAGGATACCAGGCTCACATTCAGCAGCTGTTCTTTTTTCACTTCCAGCTTATGAAGAAGATCAGACTTCAGCTGGGAATCAAGCTTGGATTTCTCCGTTTTCTTTACTAAACGGTCTGCTTCTTTTAATGCTTGCTGCGTCTTACTGAATACCTGGCGGCTAGGGTAGCTGGAGATAATTCCATCCAGGCTTTTTGGAATTTTGTAAAATGCACCTGCAATGCTTTTTCTTTCTTAGGAAACGTTTTTGCCCATTCGTTAAAATCATATGGGATACCGGCAAAAAGATCATTGCTGCCATTTGTTTCAACCGCACTATCTACTAACTCCAGATGCGTTTGTCTTGGCGCGACAGGGATGTCATTGCCCATTCCCTGGCTTTTGTGCATATAGCGTGATTCCTCGCCGATTTGCGGATAGGACATGCCGTAGATAGGATCAAGCATGCCTATTTCAATCGATGTATCTGCTGTATCTTTACTGTCTGCCGGCAAATAGAACTTCTTTGTCTGCCAGACGGATAATCCCTCTTTTAATTGTTCAGGAAAAATGTTAGGATCTGCGGCATCTTTGAAGGCTTCCTGGCTGAGAATGGTCATTGTGCGGTGGTGTCCGTGCTGGGTATCCGAGTCTCTGAAGGATGGCATGACGATATCTGGCTGGTAAGTACGAATAAAACGGATTAATCTTTCATAAGTAAGGTCCTTGCCCCAGTGGCTTAAGGTTTCATCCTTTGTTTTGGAAAAGCCGAAATCATAGATGGTATCAGAGGTTGTTTCACTCAAATGGTAGGCTTTAACTCCGGTGATCTTTGCTGCTTCAATCATTTCCCGGGAGCGGATAATTCCAAGGCCGTTCCCAAGCTCCTGCCCGATTTCATTCTGGCCGCCCTCGCCGCGGTTGGCAATCAGGCTTGAGGTTTTAACACCAAGTCCTCTTGATAAGTAAGCAAGAAAGTCACTGCGCTCATCGTCAGGATGTGCTCCTGTATTCAAAAAGCTGACTGTTGTGTCCAGCGGCTTCACTGCACTCCATAGGTCGGGGTCATGCTCTTCTGACTGGGCACTTCCGCTGAGAGGCAGAAGGGAGATAATTAACGCTAAGGACAAAAAATAAATAAAGATTTTTTTCAATTTGTGTAACCCCTTTCAAAATGGTTTAACAGCGCTACTCTTACACTCCTTTCATCATGGGTCTAAAGCAGGTTAGTTAAACATCCTAACTAACTACCTGCAACTACCCGCCTAATAAATTTCATAATAGGGTAAATCTGCTAATAATTCAATATTCTAAAAATTAATTTAATTAAAATCCTCCTTTAGTCATATAAATAATCGCAATTATCATAAAATTAAAAATGATGGGTTGTAAACGATTACCAGGTAGGTTATATTGAAGTTAATTAGTAATATTTACTAACCAAATCAATTAAGGCCGTGATGTGATGAATTTTAATGGGACACCGATGCAAATGAAATCAATCAATAAAAAGAGAGTACTTCAATGGATTCAGGAAAATTCACCGACTTCAAGGGCCGAGATTGCTGCGAAGATTTCCATAAGCAAGCCGACTGTTTCTTTACTGGTAGATGAATTGATAGGGGAAAAGTGGGTGTATGAAAAAGGGATAGGCGAATCGTCTTCACAAGGCGGAAGGAGACCGATACATCTTTATTTCAATGAAAAAGCGGCTTATGTAATCGGAACAGATATCGGCGGCACGAAAGTAAAGACAGTCATTAGCGATCTCGGAGGCAACATCGTCCATTCCAGCAGTTTTTCAACCTGTCAATTTTTAGAATCTGGACTTTTAAAACAAATCGCCAAAGAAGTGCAGTCCATGCTGGAGGAATGCCAAATCCCCTGGATCAGGTGCTTGGAATGGGAGCAGGGGTTCCGGGGATTACACAAACATCCAGCGGAGTCGTCTTGGAAGCACCAAGCCTCAACTGGATTCGATACCCGTTCTTAGCGGAAGCCAACAAATACTTCTCTTTCCCGGTTCATGTGGACAATGATGTGAATGTTGGAGCACTTGGGGAGCAATGGCTCGGAAATGCGAAAAATAAACAGAATGTTCTGTTTATGGCGGTCGGAACAGGCGTTGGAAGCGGAATTATTATCAATAATCAGCTGTACCGCGGGTATACAAATGCTGCTGGCGAGATGGGCTATATGGTGACGGATAAAACAGACATGAAAAAAGACTTTAAGCCAATCTTTCACCGCTACGGTTATTTGGAAAGCGTCGCCGGCGGAAAATCAATCGGAAAAAAACTGACGGAAGTCATTCATCAGGATCCGGACCACCCTGCCTACTCTCAGGCAATAAAGGGAGAACTGCCGGGGGAAATGGCCTTTGCGCTTGCGAAAAAGGCGACAAATTAGCCATTACGGTCATTGAAGAAGCAATTGAACATCTGGCCTATGGAATCATTAATGCCGCGAGCTTATTGAATCCTGAAGTCATTATTTTAGGAGGTGGTGTTCTAAAATCATCTGATTACATTTTGCCTAAATTGGACAGGATCGTGAATCACTATCTTCCAAGTTCAGTAGAATTAAAGATTTCAAGATTAGGTGATAATGCGGGAGTCCTGGGTGCTGTTTCACTCTTTTTGCGGGAGCATGATAGTATTATCAAATTTTCTTAAACGAGGGGGATTTTTCAATGAAAAATAAGAAAAGGGCATCGATTTTAACCACTTTATCCATTTCGGCTGCACTAATGCTTTCAGCTTGCAGTTCTGAACAGGGATCCAGCTCAAGCTCTGAGAATGAGCAGGGAGAGAAAGAGAATAAGATGGAAGAAAAGGTAGTTATCTATTCACCGCATGGAAAGGATATTCTATCAAAGTTTGAACAGCAATTCGAGGAAAAATATCAGATTGATGTGGAATGGCTTGATATGGGATCACAGGAAATCCTGGACCGGATCCGCTCCGAGAAAAACAATCCACAGGCTGATGTCTGGTGGGGAGCGCCATCTGTAAACTTCGATCAGGCAAAGGATGAAGGATTATTAAAGCCATATGAGCCTTCATATGCAGGAAGTCTGGCAGAAGGCTTCCATGATCCTGAGTGGCACTGGTCCGGAACAAGCCAAACACCGGAAGTCATTATGTATAACAGCAAAGAATTATCAGAAGATGAAGCGCCAAAAGACTGGGATGAGCTTCTCGATCCGAAGTGGAAGGATGAAATCATCATCCGCTACCCGCTGGCATCCGGAACAATGAGAACGATTTTTTCAGCGATGATTTACCGTGACTTTAAGGACTCCAAGGATACAGCGGCCGGTTACGAATGGCTTGAGAAATTGGATGCCAACACGAAAGAATACGCAGCAAATCCTGAAATGATGTACAACAAGGTGGCCAAAGGGGAAGGAAAGCTATCTGTCTGGGCAATGCCTGACGTTGTCATGTTAAAAGAAAATAAAAATTATCCATTTGAATTCATCATTCCGGAAAGCGGAACACCCGTCCTGACAGAAGGGATTGCCGTTGTGAATGATGCTCCGCATCCGAAGGCGGCTGAAGCATTCTATGAGTTTGTCAACACGCCTGAAGCAGCCAAAATTCTTGCAGAGGAATTCTACCGCATTCCAACAAGGGATGACGTAGAGGGACTGCCTGAGTGGATTACAGAAACAGAGATTAAGAGCATGGATATCGACTGGAAGGTATTCCAGGAGAACAGCGACAGCTGGATGAAGTATTGGGATGAAAACATTAAGAGCGGAGAAAAAGAAATTAAAGAATAGGAAGTGTAATAGGTATGGCGTCCATAAACATAGATAATGTCCAAAAAGCCTTTGGAAAGGTTATTGCAGTCGATCATTTAAATCTGGATATAAAGGATGGGGAATTCTTTACCTTCCTTGGACCAAGTGGATGCGGCAAGACCACCACACTTCGGATGATTGCTGGATTCTATTATCCTACTAAAGGTGTTGTCCGTTTCGGCGATAAGGATATGACGCGTGTACCTCCTGAAAAGAGAAATACGGGCATGGTTTTCCAAAACTATGCCCTTTTTCCTCACATGACGGTGTTTGAGAATGTCGCTTTTGGATTAAGGGTTAGAAAACTTGGCTCCAAGGAGCTCAATATAAAAGTCAAGGCTGTATTGCAAAAGGTGAGGCTTGAGCAGTACGCCGATCGTCAGGTGAGCCAGTTAAGCGGAGGTCAGCAGCAGCGTGTCGCGCTGGCAAGGGCATTGGTGATTGAACCGGAGATTTTGCTCCTGGATGAGCCACTCAGTAACCTGGATGCCAAGCTGCGCGATGAAATGAGAAGCGAAATACTGAGATTGCAAAAAGATTATAATATCACCACAATCTATGTTACTCATGATCAGGCAGAAGCTCTATCCATGAGCGATCGGATTGCGGTATTTAACTTTGGGGTCTGCCACCAGGTGGGAACACCCTCGGAAATCTATAATGAACCAGCCAATGATTTCGTAGCGGGGTTTATCGGGGAAATCAATCTGCTTCCTGTGAAGATCAGCAGGATAGAAGATGAAAACATTCTTGTACAAGTGCAGAACGGTGAAAGTGCCAGTGAGCTTTCCGTCCGGAATGCCCCATTTAATTATAATCAGGAAAACAAAGGGAACCTGGCGTTATCCATTCGTCCTGAATCTATTAAAATACTGGAAAAAGAGACGGAAGGGAAAAATATCTTCAAAGGAATGGTTGAGGAAGTTCATTTCTTTGGCTCCCTCATCAATGTTGTGGTCAGGGCTGCAGGCCTTAAGCTCCAGGTGAATGCCCTGAATAGCGGCTTATCCAGAAACCTGCAGGCGGGTGCAGAGGTTTGGGTGGAATTGCCTGAAGAGCAGATGCGGATCATTCCTGTGGTGACTGGTGATGCATCATGATTAAGAATCGGGATACAAGGCTGACTCTGCTCCTCCTTATTCCGGTCCTGCTGGTTCTCATAGCTTATGTTCTATACCCCTCTTTACGCACCATAATGGAGAGCCTTCAAAAAGAAGGCAGCATGACGTTCGGGAATTACAGTGACTTCTTTACCCAGGAATCCAAGACCAATCTGGAAGCCCTGTGGAATTCTGTATATATTTCGGTATTAAGTGTCCTGGCCAGTGCACTGATCGGCATCCCGCTGGCATTCATTTTTAACCGGTATGATTTTCCGGGCAGAGGCTTCTTTGCATCGGCTGCCATTATGCCGATCGTCCTGCCGTCATTGGTAGGGGTAATGGCGTTCATGTTCCTGTATGGGGAAACCGGATTGATTCCCAATGCCATTAAAGACCTATTCGGGCTGGATGAAGTGCCTTTCAAAATAGGCGGTATATCAGGCATTTTGATAGTCCATGCATATACTATGTATGTGTATTTCTATATGACTGTTTCATCAGCCATTAATAAAATTGATCCATCTCTTGAAGAAGCTGCGTACAATCTGGGGGCCAATCGTTTTAAAGTGTTTTGGAAAGTAACCTTTCCATTATTGACACCGGCTATTGTAGCCGCATCTTTATTGGTGTTTATGATCTCAATGGCATCCTTCAGTGCGCCGTTTCTCCTGGCAGGAGGATTCAGGGTGCTGAGCCTGCAGATTTATTTTTCGAAGATTAATGGCGATATGGAAGTGGCCGCCACACAATCGGTTATATTATCGGTTGTATCGATCAGCTTCCTGCTGTTTATGCGCTGGTACCAAAACCGCAAGGATTACCGGATGGCATCTAAAGGAATTGGCGCCCATCGCAGTGAAGTCAATAATCCTGTTTTGAAGTGGATACTGGTCTTTACAGGAATCGTGGGAGTCATCATTCTGCTGCTTCCGCATTTCACGATTCTCCTTCTATCGCTCGTACCGGACGGAACTTGGACGTGGCAGACCTATCCATCGGTATTTAATTTTGAAAATTATCGTTTGTTGTTCCAGGATCCGAACATATTCAAGCCATTGAAAAATAGCTTGATCCTGTCGGTTATTGCTACAGCAGGGAATCTGGTCTTTGGGGTATTGGCATCCTATGTGCTCGTTAAACGGAAATTTGTTGGAAAAAGCTTTGTGGATATTTTAGTTATGATTCCATGGGCTTTGCCGGCTACCGTTATCGGGATGAATCTGATTTTTGCTTTTAATGAGCCAACCATCTTCTCATTTGGCAACATTCTCGTCGGCACATTCTGGATTTTGCCTCTGGCCTATTTTATCCGCCATATTCCATTGGTCGTCAGATCCACCAATGCTGTACTGGAGCAATTGGATGATTCCATAGAAGAAGCCTCAAGAAGCCTTGGGGCAAAGTGGTTCTATACGTTCAGAAAAGTAATCCTTCCGATTATTATGCCAGGGGTTTTATCAGGGACATTACTGGCATTCGTGGAGTCAGTCGGTGAATTTCCGACTTCGGTATTGCTGTATACCCTTTCAAACCGCCCTATTTCCATCGAGATTATGAATCAGCTGAGAATGTTCAATATGGGCCAGGCGGCAGCTTACGGTATGATCCAGATTACTTTAATCGCACTGGTTCTGTTCATATCAAACAAGTTTTTTGGAGTTAAGGCTGAAAAATCATTGTCTTAAAACGGAGTTGAAAAAATGAGCAAATTAGAAGAGTTTATTAAAAATGAAGGCCTTGTCTTTCCCGGCAAAACATATGCAGAAGAACTGCTGATGCCCGTTTTTAATGACCAGCGGGACTATCTGTTCCATGTCATGTTCGATATTCATCGGGCACATGTGATCATGCTGGCAGAAAAGGGGATCATTCCTGAAGAAGAAGCAAGAACCATGCTGGAAGGAATTAATAAAGTGGCAATGTCAGACACCAGCTCATTATCCTACCAGCCTCAATTTGAAGATCTCTTTTTTATGATGGAAGCGAAAATAGGAGAAGAGATTGGCGATGAATTGGCCGGAAAAATCCACATTGCCCGGAGCCGGAATGATATGGGGATCGCGATGTACAGGCTGGTGCTAAGAGAACATTTGCTGCAGCTCCTTGGAAGTGCTTATCAGCTTAGTGAGGCATTGCTGGAGCAGGCTGAAGAGCATAAAGAGACCTATATGACCGGCTATACCCATACACAGCCGGCCCAGCCGACCACTTTGGGGCATTATCTCCTGGCCGTTTATGATGTTCTCCAAAGGGATATTAAACGGCTTTGGGCTGCTTATAAAACCGTTAACAAATCCTCGCTCGGTGCAGCGGCTCTTACGACGACCGGTTTTCCGATTTGCAGGGACCGCACCCGTGACCTATTGGGATTTGAAGGAATTATTGAAAACTCATATGACTCGATTGCGGGAGCAGATTACCTGCTGGAAACCTCATCAGCCCTGATGACCTGCATGGTGAATACCGGCCGGTGGATCCAGGACTTCCTTCAGCATGTAACAAGAGAGTTTGGCACCTTCCAGGTGGCGGATCCTTACGTGCAGGTAAGCAGCATTATGCCTCAAAAAAGGAACCCCGTTTCCATTGAGCACTCCAGATCCATTGCCAGCAGCGCCTACGGTGAAGCATATGCAGCCATGAACATGGTTCATAATACGCCATTTGGGGATATCGTTGATACAGAAGATGATCTGCAGCCTCATTTGTATCGTGCTTTTACGAATGCCAATCGGGTATTAAAGCTGATGTACGCAGTGATTGCCACTTTAAAAGTCAATAAAGACCATGCAAAAGAAATGGCCAAAAAGTCGTGCATCACGATCACCGAACTGGCGGACACTCTGGCAAGAGACTACAGCATACCTTTCCGGAAGGCCCACTCCATTGCCAGCTATATTTCAAAACAAACCGTGAAGGATCAGAAAGAACTGTGCGACTGGAAAGTGGAGGACGTGAATGAAGTCATTCAGGGATATGTTCCCGTTTCCCTTTCAGAGGAAGAGTGGAAGAAAATCATTTCTCCTGAATACTTTGTGCAGATCCGCAGCCTTCAGGGAGGACCGAATCCGGATGAGGTCTCGAGAATGATCAAGGATCGGAATGAAACCCTCACAGGGGATCTGTTGAGCTATGAGGGGATTGTGAGAGGGCTTAAGGAGAAGCGGGAGAATTTGATTAACTTTACATTTTAATTTGAAAAGCGAATTTCGCTGGAGCATATGCGGGATTCGCTTTTTCTTTTTATCTTTTATTTCTTGAAAAATATAATATGATAAGAATTAGAGGGGGTGAGTGAGATGAAAAAAAGTTTACTCGCAGTACTCAGCTTAGGATTAATATCCGGTGTAATTTATTTTTTGGCTTCATACACCGCAGAACCTGCAAAGCCAGTTATCCCTGCTGTTTCCCTGGAAAAGGATATCTGTGAAAGAGTTTCAGAACAATTTGGCGAAGACTGCCAGCGGGTTCTATTGTTTGACCCCCATTCACGATTAGTTTTTGCAGAGACCAATTCGGGAATTATCCCTGTTCTGACCAATCAGGAATTTACAGAATTTAAGAAGTTCATATATCCGATGATGGATTTCCAGGAATTCAGCGAAGAAAAAGGAGATAGGGGAGCCATCGACTGGCGGGCAGATAATAAGTCTGAGAAGGATTTTGCCATCCTATATGGATTTGCTGAGGATGATGCCAAAACCATCATAATTAACAGTGAAGGAAATATCCAGCCAACCCGCTTTCTTGTTCGGGATAACTTGTGGGTTTGGTATGCTGTTTTCGAGAAAGATGAAATTAAATTGCCGGTTGAGGTTACAGTTTATGATGCAGATGGACACATTGTTAAGGGAAATGAATAAGCATATCCTCCACTTCCTATTCAATCAGGAAGTTTTTTTATTTCCGCTGATTATCCATGAGTCCAATCCTTGCAAAAACCACCTTACAGAATTCGGACTTCAATTTGTGTAATACAGGAGTATAATACGTAGTAAGCAGACAATTCGATGAATTTAGAGTCTGACTTTTTGCAAACTTACTATTATAGAATCAGGTAAAGGAGGGAGCGCTCCCGATGATTCTTGACCAGCGCTGCATGACGATTTTGACGAAAATGGTCCATGCGCCTACACATGTTTCTCCGCAGGAGCTTATGGAAGAATTACAGATTTCCAAGCGGACCGTTTATTATGATGTTGACAAAATTAATAGCTGGCTCAAAGACCAGGGTTTAGATGAGCTGAAGTATATCCGTGCTGCTGGATTTTTCTTGATGAAGAAGAAAAGCAGCAGGTTAAACAGCGGCTGCACTCGTTTGATAAAGCTGCCGGTTATGAGTTTTCACGAAAAGAAAGAATGGCCTGGACTGCCATACTCATCCTGACCCGCGAGAAAACCATTTATCTGCAGGATCTGATGGATAAGCTGGGTGTCAGCAGAAGTACGCTTCTGGCAGATATCAAGGAATTAAAAAAGCAGCTTAACCAGTACCAGGTTCAGTTGAATTTCCATAAATCTTCAGGCTACTTTATTGCCGGTGAGGAGCAGGATAAGCGGAAAATGCTGATTTACTGCCTATCACAGGTTTTAACCAATCGCGGCTGGAATGATCTATTATCCGAAGTTCAGTTAACCATCCAGGACACGCCTGGACTGTCACCTGAAATGTTTCAGCGTACTGATTTAGAAACGATCTATGAGATTCTGAATGAAAGTGAATCATTTTCCGGTGTTCATTACACAGATGAAGTAATGGAGACGCTGAGTGCCCATATATTTATGCTGATCAAAAGGTTTAACCAGGAAAAATACATCAAGATGGATCCTGTTGAAAAACAGGTCATTAAAGAAACAAAAGAGTACACCGCTGCTCGATTTATTTGCCGGAAAATTGAAAGCGGTTTCCAGCTTGAAGTTCCTGATGATGAAGCCTGTTATCTTGCAACCTACCTGTTGGGTGCGAAAATAAGCGACTATGATACACATGAGCTGGAAAACCAGGACCTTGAGATCCTTAAATCAATGGCAGTAAGAATGGTCGATGATTTTCAAAAATATGCGTGCGTATTTTTCCAAAATCGGAAGGAGCTTGAACGGAATTTATTGATTCATTTAAAGCCCGCTTACTTCCGAATCAAATATGGGATCGAACTGGAGAATCCATTATCCAAATCTGTACAGGAGTCTTATCAGGATCTGTTTATTCTAACCAAAAAAGTGGTTCATCATTTTGAATACGTGCTGGGCAAAAAAGTATCTGATGATGAAGCGGCCTATATTGCGATGCACTTTGGAGGCTGGATTGATAAAGAAGGCGTCAGGGTGGAAGCCCGCAAAAAAGCGGCTGTGGTGTGTGCCAGCGGAATCGGCACGTCACGAATCCTTCAGAAACAAATTGAAGATCTCATGCCGTTTGTCGATGTGGCGAATGTATACACCGTCCGTGAATATGAGAAAGCGTCCCTGGCAGATTTGGACTTTGTCATTTCGACAACGCCAGTATCCCGGAAACATGTACCGGTGTTTATTGTAAATCCGATTCTTAACCCGTCTGAGAAGGAATCTCTGCTTAAGCAGGTTCAGGCATCAGAAAAAAGGCCGAAATCAGAAAACATAGACGCATTGATGGACATTATCCGGAAGCATGCAGATATAAATGACGAAAGCATGCTGATCCAGGAATTGAAGGTTTACTATCAATCAAATAAAGAAGCAAAAAGTGAGGTGGATCAAAAGCCAATGTTAAATGAAGTTCTAACCGCCGATAAAATTCAATTTGCAGATTCGGCTGCAAGCTGGCAGGAAGCACTGCAAATGGCATCACAGCCGCTATTGGCCGATCAATCCATCAGCCAGCATTATATTGATGCCATGATTGAAAACGTGAATGAAATGGGACCATATATTGTCATCGCGCCGGGAATAGCCCTTCCTCATGCCCGCCCTGAAGCTGGCGTGAACAAGCTGGGAATGAGCTTCCTGCAATTAAAGGAAAGCTGTGCTTTTTCGGAAAAGCCGGAGCATCAGGTAAGATTATTCTTTGTGCTGGCAGCCATCGATAATGAAACCCATTTAAAAGCATTATCCCAGCTGTCTAAAATGCTGTCTGACAGCGATAACCTTGAAAAACTGCAGAATGCTGATACTCAAGCTGACGTATTAGAAATCAT
This window of the Cytobacillus pseudoceanisediminis genome carries:
- a CDS encoding ROK family transcriptional regulator — encoded protein: MNFNGTPMQMKSINKKRVLQWIQENSPTSRAEIAAKISISKPTVSLLVDELIGEKWVYEKGIGESSSQGGRRPIHLYFNEKAAYVIGTDIGGTKVKTVISDLGGNIVHSSSFSTCQFLESGLLKQIAKEVQSMLEECQIPWIRCLEWEQGFRGLHKHPAESSWKHQASTGFDTRS
- a CDS encoding ROK family protein, whose amino-acid sequence is MGAGVPGITQTSSGVVLEAPSLNWIRYPFLAEANKYFSFPVHVDNDVNVGALGEQWLGNAKNKQNVLFMAVGTGVGSGIIINNQLYRGYTNAAGEMGYMVTDKTDMKKDFKPIFHRYGYLESVAGGKSIGKKLTEVIHQDPDHPAYSQAIKGELPGEMAFALAKKATN
- a CDS encoding ABC transporter ATP-binding protein, translating into MASINIDNVQKAFGKVIAVDHLNLDIKDGEFFTFLGPSGCGKTTTLRMIAGFYYPTKGVVRFGDKDMTRVPPEKRNTGMVFQNYALFPHMTVFENVAFGLRVRKLGSKELNIKVKAVLQKVRLEQYADRQVSQLSGGQQQRVALARALVIEPEILLLDEPLSNLDAKLRDEMRSEILRLQKDYNITTIYVTHDQAEALSMSDRIAVFNFGVCHQVGTPSEIYNEPANDFVAGFIGEINLLPVKISRIEDENILVQVQNGESASELSVRNAPFNYNQENKGNLALSIRPESIKILEKETEGKNIFKGMVEEVHFFGSLINVVVRAAGLKLQVNALNSGLSRNLQAGAEVWVELPEEQMRIIPVVTGDAS
- a CDS encoding extracellular solute-binding protein, producing MKNKKRASILTTLSISAALMLSACSSEQGSSSSSENEQGEKENKMEEKVVIYSPHGKDILSKFEQQFEEKYQIDVEWLDMGSQEILDRIRSEKNNPQADVWWGAPSVNFDQAKDEGLLKPYEPSYAGSLAEGFHDPEWHWSGTSQTPEVIMYNSKELSEDEAPKDWDELLDPKWKDEIIIRYPLASGTMRTIFSAMIYRDFKDSKDTAAGYEWLEKLDANTKEYAANPEMMYNKVAKGEGKLSVWAMPDVVMLKENKNYPFEFIIPESGTPVLTEGIAVVNDAPHPKAAEAFYEFVNTPEAAKILAEEFYRIPTRDDVEGLPEWITETEIKSMDIDWKVFQENSDSWMKYWDENIKSGEKEIKE
- a CDS encoding ABC transporter permease, which gives rise to MIKNRDTRLTLLLLIPVLLVLIAYVLYPSLRTIMESLQKEGSMTFGNYSDFFTQESKTNLEALWNSVYISVLSVLASALIGIPLAFIFNRYDFPGRGFFASAAIMPIVLPSLVGVMAFMFLYGETGLIPNAIKDLFGLDEVPFKIGGISGILIVHAYTMYVYFYMTVSSAINKIDPSLEEAAYNLGANRFKVFWKVTFPLLTPAIVAASLLVFMISMASFSAPFLLAGGFRVLSLQIYFSKINGDMEVAATQSVILSVVSISFLLFMRWYQNRKDYRMASKGIGAHRSEVNNPVLKWILVFTGIVGVIILLLPHFTILLLSLVPDGTWTWQTYPSVFNFENYRLLFQDPNIFKPLKNSLILSVIATAGNLVFGVLASYVLVKRKFVGKSFVDILVMIPWALPATVIGMNLIFAFNEPTIFSFGNILVGTFWILPLAYFIRHIPLVVRSTNAVLEQLDDSIEEASRSLGAKWFYTFRKVILPIIMPGVLSGTLLAFVESVGEFPTSVLLYTLSNRPISIEIMNQLRMFNMGQAAAYGMIQITLIALVLFISNKFFGVKAEKSLS
- a CDS encoding ROK family protein, encoding MAYGIINAASLLNPEVIILGGGVLKSSDYILPKLDRIVNHYLPSSVELKISRLGDNAGVLGAVSLFLREHDSIIKFS
- the argH gene encoding argininosuccinate lyase, with the protein product MSKLEEFIKNEGLVFPGKTYAEELLMPVFNDQRDYLFHVMFDIHRAHVIMLAEKGIIPEEEARTMLEGINKVAMSDTSSLSYQPQFEDLFFMMEAKIGEEIGDELAGKIHIARSRNDMGIAMYRLVLREHLLQLLGSAYQLSEALLEQAEEHKETYMTGYTHTQPAQPTTLGHYLLAVYDVLQRDIKRLWAAYKTVNKSSLGAAALTTTGFPICRDRTRDLLGFEGIIENSYDSIAGADYLLETSSALMTCMVNTGRWIQDFLQHVTREFGTFQVADPYVQVSSIMPQKRNPVSIEHSRSIASSAYGEAYAAMNMVHNTPFGDIVDTEDDLQPHLYRAFTNANRVLKLMYAVIATLKVNKDHAKEMAKKSCITITELADTLARDYSIPFRKAHSIASYISKQTVKDQKELCDWKVEDVNEVIQGYVPVSLSEEEWKKIISPEYFVQIRSLQGGPNPDEVSRMIKDRNETLTGDLLSYEGIVRGLKEKRENLINFTF
- a CDS encoding HTH domain-containing protein → MILDQRCMTILTKMVHAPTHVSPQELMEELQISKRTVYYDVDKINSWLKDQGLDELKYIRAAGFFLMKKKSSRLNSGCTRLIKLPVMSFHEKKEWPGLPYSS
- a CDS encoding BglG family transcription antiterminator, whose amino-acid sequence is MAWTAILILTREKTIYLQDLMDKLGVSRSTLLADIKELKKQLNQYQVQLNFHKSSGYFIAGEEQDKRKMLIYCLSQVLTNRGWNDLLSEVQLTIQDTPGLSPEMFQRTDLETIYEILNESESFSGVHYTDEVMETLSAHIFMLIKRFNQEKYIKMDPVEKQVIKETKEYTAARFICRKIESGFQLEVPDDEACYLATYLLGAKISDYDTHELENQDLEILKSMAVRMVDDFQKYACVFFQNRKELERNLLIHLKPAYFRIKYGIELENPLSKSVQESYQDLFILTKKVVHHFEYVLGKKVSDDEAAYIAMHFGGWIDKEGVRVEARKKAAVVCASGIGTSRILQKQIEDLMPFVDVANVYTVREYEKASLADLDFVISTTPVSRKHVPVFIVNPILNPSEKESLLKQVQASEKRPKSENIDALMDIIRKHADINDESMLIQELKVYYQSNKEAKSEVDQKPMLNEVLTADKIQFADSAASWQEALQMASQPLLADQSISQHYIDAMIENVNEMGPYIVIAPGIALPHARPEAGVNKLGMSFLQLKESCAFSEKPEHQVRLFFVLAAIDNETHLKALSQLSKMLSDSDNLEKLQNADTQADVLEIINQYSQD
- a CDS encoding PIG-L family deacetylase, which codes for MKKIFIYFLSLALIISLLPLSGSAQSEEHDPDLWSAVKPLDTTVSFLNTGAHPDDERSDFLAYLSRGLGVKTSSLIANRGEGGQNEIGQELGNGLGIIRSREMIEAAKITGVKAYHLSETTSDTIYDFGFSKTKDETLSHWGKDLTYERLIRFIRTYQPDIVMPSFRDSDTQHGHHRTMTILSQEAFKDAADPNIFPEQLKEGLSVWQTKKFYLPADSKDTADTSIEIGMLDPIYGMSYPQIGEESRYMHKSQGMGNDIPVAPRQTHLELVDSAVETNGSNDLFAGIPYDFNEWAKTFPKKEKALQVHFTKFQKAWMELSPATLAARYSVRRSKH